A single Mercenaria mercenaria strain notata chromosome 9, MADL_Memer_1, whole genome shotgun sequence DNA region contains:
- the LOC123548043 gene encoding fucolectin-like yields MFPSKQRYALIFMHLCMCNHVWEKQGMETTVRLNRDLDSGVCFKSVLQTSYSDCFRRFESGKISFNVMVYRRHYLLCKLCFVSKTLTIKKEPGFILVHYPITDTSQENLAFKKPTQQSSIYFESNVGNAPSSLAVDGIRASDMIIDDHFACAHTADQSAEEYWWRVDLEHVYPVSKVAILNRKEECCSHCLHKLIITVGETENSMHLCAEYEGPVGPGKSQDIFCQKPMLGRFVRISKAIQETVVLCEVEVYH; encoded by the exons atgtttcCTTCTAAACAGAGGTATGCATTGATATTCATGCATTTATGCATGTGTAACCACGTTTGGGAAAAACAAGGTATGGAAACGACTGTCCGGTTAAATCGTGACCTGGATTCTGGAGTATGTTTTAAATCCGTACTTCAGACAAGTTACTCGGACTGTTTCAGACGTTTTGAAAGTGGTAAAATTAGCTTCAACGTGATGGTCTACAGAAGGCACTACCTGCTTTGCAAATTGTGTTTTGTCTCCAAGACGCTTACGATAAAAAAGGAGCCTGGGTTTATACTTGTCCATTACCCAATCACAG ACACATCACAAGAAAATTTGGCATTTAAAAAACCAACACAACAAAGTTCTATTTATTTTGAGTCTAATGTTGGCAACGCTCCCTCCAGTCTTGCCGTTGATGGCATCCGAGCATCCGACATGATAATAGATGATCACTTTGCCTGCGCACATACAGCTGATCAGTCAGCTGAGGAGTATTGGTGGAGAGTAGATTTGGAACACGTTTACCCAGTTTCAAAGGTTGCCATCTTGAACAGGAAAGAAGAATGCTGTT CACACTGTCTCCACAAGCTCATCATCACAGTTGGTGAAACCGAAAATAGTATGCATCTGTGTGCTGAATATGAGGGCCCTGTAGGGCCAGGAAAGTCTCAGGATATCTTTTGTCAGAAACCAATGTTGGGACGATTTGTGCGGATTAGTAAAGCAATTCAAGAAACTGTAGTACTGTGTGAAGTTGAAGTTTATCACTAA